The genomic region TTTAAAAGGATAGttaacctaaaaatgaaaattaccccatgcatgatttactcaccctcaagccatcctaggtgtatatgacattcttctttcagacgagttagatattaaaacatgtcccccatccaagctttataatggcagtgaatggcagcccaaaatgtgAAGCCccaaacccccccccccccccaaaaaaaaaaaaatccacacagCTCCAAGGGGTTCTTAACGGCATTCTGCAGCAAATCACTGggttttttgtaagaaaaaatatccatatttaacacgttataaagtatAGCTTCCGGCAGACCGCCTTCCGTATCAACTTAGGGAAAGACGATGACGTTGGACGTagcataagcattttgaactgtgaGAGGCATTACATTTCCTTCGTAAGATGAATGCTGAAAGAGGAAGCTAGTTATATTTTACTTTAgctaaaaagttttaaatatggatattgttCTTACACAAAACCATCGCtccacttcagaaggcctttatttgagggtgataattttcatttttgaataaactatccctttaatgtaaaTCCACTGACAGCATCCATCATCGGATCCAGtaactaaaagaaaaaaagaagaaaaaaagaaagaaaaaaacgctTAGCACatattaaagaggtgtgtaataATTGAAATATTTAGTTGAGAGACTATTACCAGAACCTTTTGCTCCACCCTGGAGAAGGATAACATGCCAATTTTTTAAGgatgaaaaatatatatgaataagGGAAGTAGTCTCTAAAATAatatgagcaaaaaaaaaaaaaaaacttaatttaataattatatgcTGAAATAAGTTTTAGATTGAGTTTAGCATGTCAcgtagtccaaacatctaaacattcttacattaagaaacatttactagacaagtaaaaaaagattgtcttgttttgggaagatataactcaaaattaagagtttttttttgcttaaaataagcaaaatgatctgccaatggggtaagtaaaataatgttgttttaagattattttgcttaccccattggcagattataaGACTTTCCAAATGCAGGTTTATTCAGAACTTTTTCCcccccttttctttttttgctcaTGTGGTACTGTTTTCTCAATCCATCTGCATCACAATATAAAGTAtgtgtccttaaagggatagttcacccacatgtgaatattctgtcatcatttagaaGATTTTTataaagatgttttgaagaatgtcagtaactgaacagttgacggtagccattgacttccatgggGGTGAGggatactatggaagtcaatataCTGTACACTGTccggttactgacattcttcaaaaataatttacttTGTGTACAACAGACGggagaaattcatacaggtttggaacaactttatGGTGAGTAgcctaaatgatgacagaattaacatttttggatGAGCTATTCCTTTAATGAATGTTACAATTTACATAGGCCTAATTCATGTAAACAGAGTACATTTTAGACTGGGAAAAGTTCTGGCTCATCATCAGCTTCAGTGTCATTACATGTGTCGAGGATGACCAGGAAGGGGCTGTGCTATGGTAATGGGAATATAAGACAAATTCCTTTAGTGTCTGACAGTTATTTACTGCCCCCCTGAGGCCAAACAGGATTCGTGCAGGCTAGAGCTACAGTCTTACCAATCCACAGCCAGCTTCTAAAGAATACGATAAAGATCTTAAAACTATTATGAGCAAAATCATATAAGCTTTATTTAGCTAGAGTGACAGGAAAAACCAAACCAAACAGCAAAACAGAACTTACAAATTTTTGGTCTTTTAGCAGATATATTAGGCTAGGTTTTAGTACtatataaaaactttttttttccaaatataaaaaaaatgcattttatcaatgcagtagtgtaaataataataatatagcctaatgtaatataacaataaaaGGCTATAAAATTGTAGATGATAATTTATCATCTATTGTAAAATAATGAGCTGGACGTGCTGAATGACAATGCAGGCATGTAGCCTAAGTGTTAATGTAAAGTAGCATGACTTCCAGCATCAGTGGCTCCAGCGCATGTTCCCTCGGTTCTCACGTCTGTCAGAGGAAGCAGAAGCCCGCGTGTCATCATCATTTGAATACAGAGGCCTTGATTTACAGTGTCGCTCATTTGTCGCTTTTATTGCGGCTCTTTGAAGTGCGGCGCGCGAGACCCTTTGAAATGCACGAGCGCTTTCTGATGTAAAGAGTCACGAGCGCCGCTCTGACTCCGCAAAAACCTGTCGTGAAATACCAGAGccaaatcatcatcatcacggCCTTCATCACCTCAAACACGTCCATCATCGTCCGCATGAACTTCATCACTGAAAGATATCTACCTCAAATCATTTATCATGGTGATCTTAATCAAAAACCTTCCCTGATATCAGGCTACTAGGCCTAGatatcatcatcttcatcattttAAACATGCCCTGacatatcatcatcatcatcatcatcatcacaatgATCTTgatctttacatttttgcccaGGCAGGCTATTCATCGGTTAAGCATCCTTGCATCATCTGTTGAACTTTCTGTAAACATGTAATTGCTCTTAATGACAGCCACAGCGTTTGTCGCGTCGCCAGCGGAGAGGTGGCGTCGATCACGGCATTCATTCGGGCCTTCAGCTGTCTACGTTCAGCTCTCAGCGTCGGTGATCTCGCGCCCTTCCGGCCAGTCGGCGGCACCTGTGCGTGTGTCATAAATCAGCTCAGGTGGGTGTCCCGGTGTGACGTCAGCGCTGGGCAAACAAACGCGCGCCCGCGAGCACCGAGGCAAGGTGAAGTTCAGTTAAAGTAAAACTTTCAGCTCGcgaggaaaatgtccgtgagctTCCTGCTGGACACGGCCATGTACGGCAACCCCGCGAGACACCTGAACCTCAGCCAGCCTCACCTGAACGTGTACCCGTCCGCCCCGTACCCGGACTACAGCGGATACCACCCGGGTCCTGCCCTCGGGAATGACCTGCATCACACCGGCAGCTCGTGGAGTCCCGGGTTCGGCCCGGGTTCGCGTGAAGAGTGGCCGCCGCTCTACAGCCACGGGACAGGTCACTCGCTGCCGGTTAACGGCGTGGAGGTCAACGTCATTCCGCAGGTGGACCAGGGGCTGCTGAACGGCCCGCCGGTGGAGAGAGAAGAGCCGCAGGACTGGATGAGACGCGCCGCGGCTCCCTCGAACTCTGGTGAGAGAACAGCTGCACTTCTCCTGACCCCTAAACCCTTCTTCAATGCTCAGTACTCTCACATCACTTTCTCACTTCCTCTACACTATCATACAGTAATGCCAtgtttttagacatttatttttttaagatgtATAACTTAATGCTTTCATGAAACATACAGTAGTGTTTTTTGGACCAATTGGTAATGATGTTTTTGACTATACTATGGTAATACCATGTTTTCTCAACATGCATTGTGGTTATACCATGTAATATGATGCTTTTAACTTAATATACAATAGTACAGTGTGTTTCTGTACAATATTGGTAATATCATGATGCTGTGATAGctatttgattaatttaaaaaaaaaaaatctctttaaaAATACCATTAGTAATACCATGTTTTTTGGTAGGCTACagtactttttttacagtgtgtgtactTACCTAAGAAACTACTGGTTAATATAAGGTTAGGGTTAGTACctagttattacccagttattgtAATAACTATAATAAGTGCTTAGTATGTACATGGGGAACAGGACTGCAAAATAGCGCTACCATGTTTTTAGACCTATATCATGGTAATACTATGAAATTTGTTGCATTTTTAAGTAAATGAACAATGCAGTGTGTTCGGACAATACCATTGGTAATACCATGTTTTTAGACATGCATAGTGATAATACCATGTAATATGATGCATTTATGAGATGTACCTACAGTGCTTTTTGGAAATATGCTTGGTAATAGACAATACCATTATTAATACCATGCTTTTTGGACATGCATCATGGTAATACcatgttttaaaaacatttccCTTATgattttacactttttttttttaaatatatcagtACTGTATCATTGTAATATCGTGTTTTTGAACATGTAAAACCATGTTATTCTTTAAGTATGTTGGAGTAGCACCTAAAAACCATGGTGTGTGAATATGGAAATCATACAGTATACCATGATCAAAACTGCTACCTAAATTATAATCACCTGATAGCATTCATGCACCATTTTAAGGGCGCAGAAAGTGAAAGTTTGATGCGTATTTCTAATACTCTGAAAACCTGCTCCTTTCTCCTTTCCATTTTAGGTTTGCTAACTTATATCGTTTTGTAGAAATATTTCTGGTTATTGTGACCTACAGTCACATTTGATCTATACAGATCAGTTTATGAATCAGTCATGCTGAAGGCCTGCAGTTACAGCTGAGAGATCATAATCATAATTCATCTGTTTGATCTTTGATGTTCTACAACATCTGGAGATCTGAAGGAGCATGTAGTTGAACAGTCAATAATAGATGTTTGCGGCCTTATCGGGCGTGCATTATGGCTAATAGTTTACCGAGTGATAAACTAATCTCTTCTGGTAATATTTGTGTAAATATGTCACACACAGTCAGGTTGGCACAGTTATAAAGCTCAGACAGAGCGAGACTCTTAgagattttttacatttcactcaGTTCGAAAAGATTTGTGTTGCATGAATGCTTTTTTAATGGTCTTGTTTTTGCTGAATCTTATTTGGCCTCCAACTTTCAGCATTCTGTCTCAGATTCAGTTCAATAacatttttaacactttttaacaATATTGTTTCAAAGAAACTTGACAAAGAATAAATCCTGGTTAATAAATCGATAAATGGGTGTAAAAGATCAGATTCTtcttagtttatttttttggtcaaaaacaATGACCTGCAGTCTGTACAACTGCTCATATTTCTTAACAGACCTAAATGAAGTCTCGCATTAGTTTGGACTCCAGCTTTCAAAGGTCCGTTGTCTAACACGGTTGGGGCAGATGCAAATGCGTTCATCATGTTTGACTGTTCAAACGCTCTGATATCATCACATGAGCAGATTATAGAGGGGGAATATGGATCATGTGACAAAAACAAATATAGATGAGAATGTTCAGGAAATATTgctaggagaaaaaaaaaatgaaacgctGATCTGAACTGGTTTAATTTTCCACTCTAGCTTTTctttagaaaacacacacatactttaCTTAACCTTCTTTTTTATATGGAGTAATTCTGATGACAACATGACTAACCCATATAAAAATACTACCccaaaaataatgcatttaaaaatacatgatGTATTTACTTATTAGCTTTTATATTATGAAAAAGTAATTCAATGCAATCCATTGTTGCCCCCTACTGGACAACAACAGTAGGCAACTAATGCTTGTGTTGCCAGTTTATTTTGATCCATTAGTAGTTATTATAATGTAGATATTTACCACTGCAGATTGTGACAAAATTGTATTCCTGGCACAATTGACTCCTTCACAATTAGTTTCAAAAGCAGACTTGTGATCTGCTTGTGGTCTATACAGGCAGCTGTCTACTAAGGGAACGTCCTCAGAACCTCATAAGGGACTGATCGGGAACACTCACTGGATTCCAACAGAGTTTGATGTAAACATGTTGCTAAGCAAACTatgcattcaaataaataagcataaaatacaaaacacaGATATTTGGTAAAATAGATTTTGTTTTAATTCACATCATGCTTATCAAATCATTTCAATGTTAGAGAAATTACACGTataacaaacatttttatttatgagcTCATCCTGATCTGATGATCCTCATCCCTGAGCTCATCATAATGAATTATGGGATagggttattatagttaacAAATTGGTTTTATGGAAAAAAAGGtcttattggtttatttaaaggaattaaattattaaaggaCTAAAAGGGAATAAAGAATAAGAACAGTGCATTTTCCAGTTCTATTGTAGTTATaaagtatttgaaaataatatatattattttaaatatgcacaCATACAATGTTATTTTGGCTATACAATATATTTGGCTATTATAATTGGCTACTTTCATCTCACGACACACTCTTTCACTGCTGTAACTAAAGTGTCACGTTGGCATTCGCAGTAAGCTTTgccttctttgatttgattggccatctcactCATTCTGACAGTGATGAGCTCTGTTAAGGTTGTCAGACCAACCTAAATTGTAACATTTTACTTTTAGGCAACTTTTTACCTTTTACTTTTTACGTCCTAGCAACGAACTGTGTAATGGAGTAGAGCAGAGCTGGATCAACAACGGGCAATTTGGCCATCTCTAAATATCCGGAGAGACTCGTCTCCCTCAATGTCTATGGAGGTTACGGCCCTGCCTGATGataagtcaccatgaaatcaaaattgacaacatgtacttactatagtaataacataaatgatgcataattacaagtaactaaccctaaaacaaactctaaccctatagtaagtacatgcagttaattaatattacttagtaattatttgagtaagtacaatgtaacggTAGCCTTAAAATAAGTGTAACCTTTGGAATATTCcagcattaaaggtgcactatgtagtatttttgcagtaaaatatccgaaaaccactaggccagtgttatatattttgttcagttgagtatttacaatatcccaaatgtttccaactatttgtaaattgtgagaaaattgctattttaaccaaggacccgggacgtcCACGCAAAGCGTCTGATCGAGTCGCCTGttaattgcgtcatatctgcgttaccctcggttttcggttttatttggcagaaacgctttactcttagcagtgtgaacatgtcacagcagccgctgagcaaacgcacagagcAACATCATaaccattttaaacacacttaaatgtgtctaatatgataaacagaactGGAAAAGAGGAAATAACACCCACGACTGTGTCCTgttataataaaagtcctgctgcttggtcctcctgctctgctttacactacagtaacgttaataaccgcatccatgaacatgatttctgcccgagtcttttccaccagctgtgaggagaagaccacatgtcccaagattcagATCTCAAACTTGgcttcatcaaactacgcctttgttttgaataggtgtcCTCTAGCAGACGGACACAGGTGTAGCTTTAATTATAAGTGACTTATCTGCACACTatctttagaaaaaaaaaatgttattcacGTCCCTCGTAATCTTTATTCAAAGTAACTTCCCCTCCCTCATGCAGCTCATCacttctctgatgatgtgttttTTACCTTAAGGCAGGACAACCTGTCATTTCACTTGGATATACATCCCAATATGAAGAAAAGACTAAtgcaacttctgtttcatgccaACTTAAACTTGCTAAATGAAatagctgaaataaaaatagtacacacacacacacacacacacacacacacacacacacacacagtcatataaaaaactaaaaacaaaaaaaaccccgaaatgaactaaatgtaatttaaacatatatccaaaaaacacattaaaaatgtttataaaaacTATAATGCTTTCAGTGATGTGAACTAACACTGGTCTATGATGCCGTAAAATACAGTCTATATAGGCAGCACAATAGGGTTTGTATCGGCGTCTAAAATCCTGCTGCTGAACAGAGCTTTCAGATACAGATACATCTTTATCTTTTTGTGCACCTCTTCCTGCTATGTTTATTACCGTACATCATATGACTGTGCTGacttgtgtgtatgtgtgcacgTTATAATGAGGTTAAACGCCATAAACCCTGATTTACTAAGTGTATGCTGATccaagtttatttatttttttgccttCTTATAACCGGTTTGAAGAGATAAACCACAGTAAAAATTAGTTATCCATTTAAAACTGCTACATTTTACACCCACTTAACATGAACTTCTGTTAGTTCAAGAAGGCGTTTTTGTAAGCGCTGTACAAATTGGTTTTTCCCACATTCTCAGATGGTCATTACCAAACATATT from Pseudorasbora parva isolate DD20220531a chromosome 11, ASM2467924v1, whole genome shotgun sequence harbors:
- the cdx1a gene encoding homeobox protein CDX-1a isoform X2 — translated: MSVSFLLDTAMYGNPARHLNLSQPHLNVYPSAPYPDYSGYHPGPALGNDLHHTGSSWSPGFGPGSREEWPPLYSHGTGHSLPVNGVEVNVIPQVDQGLLNGPPVEREEPQDWMRRAAAPSNSGGKTRTKDKYRVVYSDIQRLELEKEFHFSRYITIRRKAELAGALSLSERQVKIWFQNRRAKERKMNKKRLQQAQQSSTSTPPSMPSHGSAAMVTSTNNGLMTDNISTSIKEEY
- the cdx1a gene encoding homeobox protein CDX-1a isoform X1 is translated as MSVSFLLDTAMYGNPARHLNLSQPHLNVYPSAPYPDYSGYHPGPALGNDLHHTGSSWSPGFGPGSREEWPPLYSHGTGHSLPVNGVEVNVIPQVDQGLLNGPPVEREEPQDWMRRAAAPSNSAGGKTRTKDKYRVVYSDIQRLELEKEFHFSRYITIRRKAELAGALSLSERQVKIWFQNRRAKERKMNKKRLQQAQQSSTSTPPSMPSHGSAAMVTSTNNGLMTDNISTSIKEEY